GGAATTATATTCAACGAAGTAATGGGCATGGATAACTCAAAAGTAAATCAGATAATTTCAGATGCTAAAAAAAGGGTATCTTCTTGGCAAGCGGAAACCAAAGGAACAAATCTGGAAATAGGAATTTCTCCCTATTCCGTTTATACCGTATCACCGTCTCTTTTTAAAGCTGTAAGCCACTGGGCAAAAGAGGATGGGCTCACGGTTTGTTTCCATCTTGCAGGCTCTTCTGATGAATATGAATTTGTTAAATATGGTGCCAGTCCTTTAGCTACTTCTTTTTTAAAACAAATGGGCTGGAATGACCTTCTTTGGCAACCAATGGGAGTTAGTCCGGTGAAATATGTTGAGCAGTGGGATGCGTTTGAGTCGGGGAAAGTAATCGTCGTTCATTGTATCCAAGTTAGCGATGCGGATATAGATATTTTAAAAAAATATGATGTTTCCATCGTTCACTGCCCGAAATGTAGCGCAAAGCTGGGGATGGGAATTGCTCCACTCGATAAACTTTTTCATCAGAATTTTAAAGTAGGTATAGGCATGGATAGTCCCGCGAGCAACAATACAATAGATATGTTTGATGAGATGAGAATGGGACTTTTACTTCAACGAGGCTTGAATAAAAAAGTAGAGGGATTATCGGCGGAGAAATTTGTCAAGATGGCCACCCTTGGCGGAGCACAGGCTCTTAGAATTGATTCTCAAGTTGGTTCTTTGGAAAAAGGTAAAAAAGCTGACTTAATAGCAGTTGATATCTCTCATGCCCACCAGAGTCCCGTACGTGACCCCTACTCAACTTTAGTATATACTGCGAATCAAGAAGATGTAGTATTCACTATGGTTGGAGGGAAAGTTCTTTATGAAGGAGGGGAACACCTTACTCTTGATAAAGAGAAAATATTGGCTATGATTGAGCCGGTAAGAATGAAGCTTAAGGGTTAAGGGTTTATAAAATTTATGCAAGAACGAGGCATGGTTGTCGAAATAAAAAAAGACAAAGCCATAATTGAGATTGAACGGTCTGCGGCATGTAAAAGTTGTGGCATGTGTTTGGGGGGAAACAACAATAAAATGCGCATTGAGGTATTAAATCAGCCGAATGCCGAAGTTGGTGACAGGGTGAGTCTTGATATTCAGCGCAGAAGTGTTCTTATTGCTTATTCAACAGTTTTTTTGCTTCCTCTGTTTTTTTTAGTAAGCGGTTTCTTTTTAGGCGAGTTTCTGGTTAACTCTTTTAGCATAGGACTCGACCCGCAAAACTTCGGTTTTTTTATGGGTCTGATTTTTCTTGGGATTTCGTACTTGTTAATTAGAAAAATAGATACAAAAGTGGCATCCAACAGCCAATTTGAACCTCATATTAGTCGTGTTTGGAAAAAAAATTAACTTTATTATAGGAGGAGATTTATTTGAAAGATGATGAATTATTTAAAGATGAATCCGTTTCAGGCAAGAAAAGTGCAAAGAAAAAAACAAAAAGTACTTCTTCCAAGCAACAAAAGCCCTCACAAGAATTCGATATAATGTCTCAAAATATAGGATTGGTTTGGGCAGTTGCTTTAGTTGTGGTTGCATTTATTGTTGGTTTTTTTGTAAGAGGATTGTTTTTACCAACACAAACTGCCGATGAGCCGTCAATGCAAGCTCCTGCTCTTACGGAAGAGCAGATACAGAGCGGTGAAATGCCAGCTGGCCATCCACAAGTTGGTGCTGAAATGCCAATAGAAGCTCCTTTAACGACCGGAACAACTCCAACTTCAATGGTTGAGGTGGAGGTTGGGGCAGAAACTACTGCAACTCCTTAATTTAATAAAGGTGTTTTATAATGATAGATAAGACTAAAGTTTCATTGATAAACAAACTTATTGCTTTAGGAATAGCTGTTTTGTTTATAGCTAGTTTTTTGGGCGGATTTGCTTATCTCGTGAATTCACCCCAGCAAACTCAAAACTCAGTCGATCCACAAGAGCTTAATTTTCAAAATGAAGCGGCCCAAATAGGAGCTTATTTGGAGGAGAACCCAAAAGATGTTCAAGCTTGGGCTGAGCTCGGAAACACTTATTACGATAGGGGAGCTCAAACTGAGGATTTAAATATGTTTGCGGCGGCTATTGATGCATATAGAAGGGCATTAGAGCTCGACCCAAACCAAAATGATGCGCGTACTGATATGGCTTTGGCCTATCTTTTTATGGGTAGCACCGAAAAAGCCATTGCTGAATTAAAAAAAGTTCTGGAAAATGATCCCAATCATGTAAATGCGATTCTTGATTTAGGTTACGCCAATAAAGTTGCGGGCAATCTTTCTGAGGCCGTCAAATTTTGGGAGAAATTTTTAGAAATTGCTCCTCAAGATCATCCCAAGAGAGCGGATGTAGAAAAAGGCCTGGAAGAAATTAAAAAAGAGATTTCAAAAACAGAGAAAGATACGACTGAGTTAGAAAGTGGCAGATAGCAGATGCCTGCCCGCCGTTGGCGGGGCTAATGGCAAATAGCAGATAGTTAAAACGGAGAGCAGGGAGCATAGAGATTAGAGCGGAGAGCAGAAAATTAGAATTAAGGATTAAAAGATTAAAGATCAATTCTTCTCCGTCATTGCGAGTGACCGAAGGGGGAAGTGTCTGCTAAGTGTGTAACCTTTACAAGAGTAATGGGTAAAAAAGAGAAAGGTCATTACCTGGTACAGGGCTATGCCAGGTCTAATGACGAGGGGCCGAAAGCGACAAAGCAATCTCGATATATAATATAGATTTCTAACCAATAAAAATTAACTGGGTGATTTTATGAAATTTCAAGGTAAAGCACATAAATATGGAAGAGATGTAGATACTGACGTTATAATTCCAGCGAGGTATTTAAATACTTCTGACCCTAAAGAACTTGGGAAGCATGCTCTTGAAGATTTGGATGCGGAGTTTGTCAATAAAGTTTCTCCTGGAGACATATTGGTTGCGGAGGAAAATTTTGGTTGCGGTTCTTCAAGAGAGCATGCTCCGATTGCAATAAAGGTTGCAGGAATATCTTGTGTGATAGCAAAATCATTTGCCAGGATATTTTACCGTAATTCAATCAATATGGGTCTTCCGATTTTGGAATGTCCGGAAGCCGTAGATGGAATAAATGCCGGCGATGAAATTAAAGTTAATATTAATTCAGGGGAGATAACAAACTTAAGCACTGGAAAAGTTTTTAAAGCTATGCCTTTTCCTGATTTTATCCAGGCGATAATAGAAAAAGGCGGTTTAATAAATTATCTTAAAAGTAAGGTAAAAACCCGCGTTTGTTAACGGGTAAGGGGGCGGATTGATTCGTGGGTAGAAATTATAAAATAGGGGTAATACCGGGAGATGGTACTGGTCCAGAAGTTGTAAGAGAAGGTTTAAAGGTATTGGAGTCGGTAAGCAAGAGATGCGATTTTACTTGTGATTTAATTAAATATGATTTTGGTGGAGAAAGATATTTGCGAACAGGAGAGGTTCTTTCCGACTCAGCCATAGAAGAATTTAAAAAACTTGATGTCATTTATTTGGGGGCAATTGGTCATCCTGATGTAAAACCCGGAATTTTAGAGAAGGGTATTCTTTTAAAAATTCGTTTCGAATTAGATCAATACATAAATCTTCGTCCTATTAAATTATATCCGGGCGTAGATACGCCTTTAAAAGATAAAGGGGTTGAGGATATTGATTTTGTTGTTGTTAGGGAGAACACAGAAGGTCTTTACGTGGGCGCGGGGGGATTTTTAAAGAAGGGGACTCCCGATGAAGTTGCTGTGCAGGAAAGTATAAATACCCGCAAAGGTGTGGAAAGATGTATAAGATATGCTTTTGAGCTCTGCAAGAAACGAAACAAAAGAAATAAGCTTACTCTTTGCGGAAAGACAAATGTTTTAACTTATGCTTTCGATTTGTGGGAAAGAGCTTTTAACGAAGTTGCAAGAGAATATCCTGGAATAAGTACAGATTATGCTCATGTTGATGCGGCTTGTATGTGGTTTGTTAAAAATCCGCGATATTTTGATGTGATAGTAACTGATAATTTGTTTGGAGATATTATCACTGACCTTGGCGCAATGATTCAGGGTGGAATGGGAATAGCGGCTGGGGGTAACATTAATCCCGAAGGTGTTTCTATGTTTGAGCCAATTGGCGGCTCTGCTCCAAAATATACCGGTAAAAATGTGATAAATCCTCTGGCAGCAATATGTGCAGTTCAAATGATGATGGATTGTTTGGGGGAAAAAGAAGCAGCTAACTTGATAGAAAAAGGAGTTATTAAGGTAACTAGCGAAAAATTAAAAAGTTTATCTGCGGGAAAAATGGGATATACTACTGCTGAAGTCGGAGACATGGTTGCTAACTACGTTAAGGAATAAAGGGTAACGGGGATATAGGGTAAAGGAAAGTAATAGAAAACTAAACCCCTCAACCCAAACTTAATAATATATTGGCGGTTAAACTAGATAAGGAGGGTTCTAAAGAATGGCAATAACCGAAGTTGAAAAGATATGGATGAACGGAAAGTTGGTTAAATGGGCCGATGCAAAAGTCCATGTATTAACTCATGCTTTGCATTACGGCACGGGGGTGTTTGAAGGAATTCGAGCATACGAAACAGATAAAGGTACGGCCGTATTTCGCTTAACTGATCATATTAAGCGGCTTTTCAACTCTGCAAAAATTTATAAAATGGATATTCCTTATTCAATGGATGAAATTGTTGAGGCAGTCAAGGAAACAATTAAGGCAAACAATATTAAAAGTTGTTACATAAGACCAATTATTTACAGGGGATATGGCGAAATGGGTCTTTATCCCATGAATGTTCCTGTTGACGTATCAATTGCGGTTTGGCCTTGGGGAGCTTATTTGGGCGACGAAGGCATAAAGCATGGTGTTAAAACCTGCATATCTTCTTTTCAAAGAATTTCTCCCAACGCTCTTCCGCCAGCAGCCAAAGCAACAGGACAGTATATAAACTCAATTTTAGCAAAACTGGAAGCGGAAGATTCAGGATACGACGAAGCGATATTGCTTGATCATCAAGGTTTTGTTTCAGAAGGCCCCGGGGAAAATATATTTTTAGTAAAGGATGGGATTATTTATACGCCCCCAACTTCTGCCAGTGTTCTTGGAGGAATAACTCGGGATTCAGTTATGGATATAGCGTGTGATATGGATTATCCGGTTATTGAGGAAAATATTGTTCGCTCGGATTTATACGTTGCAGATGAAGCTTTCTTTACCGGCACCGCGGCTGAAGTTGTGCCCATTCGTGAGGTTGATGGTCGGGTTATCGGTGATCCCGGTGAAGTTACCAGGGCAATTCAAAATAAGTTTTTCTCGATTATAAATGGAGAAGAAGAAGAATATATAGATTGGTTGGAGTTTGTTTAGAAATTAAGGATGCAGGAGAAAGAGTTAAAAGAGTAAAATAAAACTTGAAACTCATAAGGTTTTTAACTTCTTTTTTGTACGAATTTGAAGGTGATTAGGATGGCTAAGCAGGAAGTAAAGTTATACGATACTACACTTCGCGATGGGGCCCAAAGGGAAGGGCTCTCACTTTCGGTTGAGGACAAACTGAAGATTACCACTAAACTTGACGAGCTTGGAATTCACTACATTGAGGGTGGTTGGCCCGGTTCTAATCCCAAAGATGTTGAATATTTTAAGCAGGTAAAAAAGCTCAAATTAAATAATTCAAAAGTGGTTGCATTTGGAAGTACACGGAGAAAAGGTGTTTCAATAAAGGATGATAAAAATATTCAACATCTCATAAAAGCCGGAACAGAAGTAGTATGTCTTGTCGGAAAAAGCTGGGATGTTCACGTTACTTATGTTTTAATCACTACTTTAGAAGATAATCTTCAGATGATTGCCGATTCAATTAAATATCTGAAAAAGCGAGGGATTCAAGTTTTTTTCGATGCCGAGCATTTCTTTGATGGATACAGAGGCAATCCCGACTACGCGCTTAAAACAATAAAAACCGCTGAAGAAGCCGGTGCTGATTGTATTATTTTATGTGATAGTAATGGTGGTTCAATTCCAACGCAGATAAAAGAGATATTTAAGGAAGTAAAAAAATACATAGATACACCTCTTGGTATTCACGCTCATAATGATTCGGGTTGTGCTGTGGCAAATAGCTTAGCTGCTGTTGAGGCGGGAGCTGTCCAGGTTCAAGGTACCGTAAACGGTTATGGAGAGCGTTGCGGTAATGCCGACCTTGTGTCGATTATTCCCAACCTTGTTGTTAAAATGGGAGTTTCTTGTATTCCTAAAGATAAACTGCAGATGTTATCCGAGGTATCTTACTATGTAAGTGAAGTGGCCAACATTGTTGCAGACCCCCATCAACCCTATGTTGGAGAGAGTGCTTTTGCTCATAAAGGTGGCATTCATATAAGTGCCACGATGAAACAGAAGGGAGCTTATGAGCACGTAGATCCAAGTTTAGTGGGGAATCTTCAGAGAGTGTTAATTTCTGATCAATCAGGGGCTGCTGCAATTGTTCATAAAGCAAAAGAGGTTGGCATAGACCTCTCGGATCGGCCTGAGCAAGTTATGACTATCTTAAGGAAACTGAAAAAGCTTGAGCACCAGGGCTATCATTTTGAAACAGCTGATGGTTCTTTCGAAATATTTTTAAGGAAAAATACGGGTTCATATAGGCCTCTCTTTAGACTCGAGAGTTACAAGATAATTGTTACTCGTTTAGATAAGGGTCATCCAAAAACAGAGGCGGTTGTTAAAATATGGGTTGAGGACAAGAGGATAGTTGAGCTTGCTGAAGGTAATGGCCCGGTTAACGCTTTAGACAAAGCATTAAGAAAAGCAATTGCTCGGATATATCCTGCTTTAGAAAAGATAAGTTTAACCGATTATAAGGTGCGAATTATAAATGCAAAAAAGGGTACAGCCGCGGTGGTTCGTGTGCTTATCGAATCCACTGATGGTGAAAATACTTGGGGTACTGTTGGGGTGCATGAAAATATAATAGAGGCCAGCTGGGAAGCTTTGGCAGATAGCATAGAACATGGATTCAAATATAAGAAAAGCAAGAGTAAGAATTAGTAGATGGAATATAGAGTATGGTCTAAGTCAAAAGAAGAGTATAGGATATTCAGCTCTCGGCCGTCAGCTGCCAGGATGAGCATAATGAGAGTGAAGAGTAAAAAATAAAAAGAAGGTCATTGCGAGCGACCGAAGGGAGCGCGGCAATCTCAGAAAAGGGCAGTCAGGAGTCAACCGCTTCGCTGGTCAAAAGTCAAGAAAAAAAGCTGGGGTCTGGTAGCTGGCAACTGATAGCTGATTGTGGGTGATTTTTTGAAAATAATTCGGTTCTCCTTTGGCTCCAAAGTGCAATACGGGACGTTAAACGGCGAGCTTGTTAGAGGAATTCATGGAGACCCGTTTGAAAACTTTAATATAACGGGTGATGAATTTTTACTTGGCGAAGTTGATTTATTGCCTCCCGTACAGCCATCTAAAATTATTGCTGTAGGATTAAACTATAAAAATCACGCTCGTGAATTAAAAATGGATATTCCCGACGAACCAATAATTTTTATAAAACCCTCAACCTCTCTAATTGGACCGAATGAAAAAATAATCTACCCTGTAATGTCAAAACAAGTGGACTATGAAGCTGAATTAGGAATAGTTATTAAAGATAAAATAAGAAATGTATCTAAAGAAGAAGCTGCAAAGCATATTCTGGGATTTACGTGTGCAAATGATGTAACGGCAAGGGATTTGCAAAAGAAGGATGTTCAGTGGACTCGCGCCAAGAGTTTTGATACTTTTTGTCCGATTGGGCCCTGCGTGGAAACCGAAATTGATCCCAAAAATCTTTCGATTGAACTTTTGCTTAATGGGGAAGTTAAGCAGTCCTCAAATACTTCCAATATGATTTTTGATATTTATTTTCTCGTGAGTTTTATCTCTAAAATTATGACGCTTTTCCCGGGTGATGTAATCATAACAGGAACTCCACCTGGAGTCGGTTCCATGCAAGTTGGAAATGTAGTTGAGGTAAAAATTGAAGGAATTGGGACTTTGAAGAATACCGTTGCTAGTAAAGTTTGATGTGAGATTTTAAGATAAACAATTGTAAAAGAGCTGCTCTTATTATATCCAACTCGTTTTTATGGATCTAAATCTACAATCAAGAACTGAAGCGGTTGCCTATTTCTTCAAAGAAAATAACCCTTCAGAATAGTCACCCCTTTTACCTGCATCAATTGTAGGGGGTACTAGGAATCGTAAGACCCGTATCGGGAAATCATACCCCCTTTTTTTCAAATTCATACTTTTGACCGATACCCTTTTTGAGTAACCTTCATTAAAATATAACTAAATTTTTCTTTGCTTTGAAAAATTTTTATAAAAAAGAAGGAATTCAGAGAGAAAATAATTAATATCATTAAAAGTTTAGCAGGGGGGGTTGAACTCTTCTTTTAATTTCACCAGATATAGTTTTTATGGGGACGTAATCATGAGAAAGGGTTTCAGATTAGGTGTGATTTTTGGTATCATTCATTTTAAAGTTAAAAATATCTTAGATTTAAAATTTATTTTCTGGAGAAACTATTGGAAAAAGGTAAACCTGTCACAATAACTGTTAAAGAAATTCAAGGAAAAGGCGTGTGCTCATACGGGCTCAAGCCCGGTGATTCCTGGGTGGTTTCCAGTGAAGAGATTCCGCCGAAAATGTGCGCCTGGGCTTTTCAGGCAATGTTTCCTTTTCTTACTGTTTTAAGATTTGGCGGAAAATTTCCCTGGGAGGAAGATAAAAACAAAGCCATTGTTTGCTGTCCAGACCCCCACAACCCTGTCGTTTTCGAGCTTGAGGTAAAATAATTTATTTAATTTTTTCTACTTCGGTATCATCAATCAAATCCTATGTTAAAATTGTTTTTGTTATCGTAAACATTGGAGGTGTATCTAATTGTCCATAGATAAGCGCTTAAAAAACAAATTTGTTGATGATTTATTTGATGCTATTTCTCTCCTTAAAAATCGTAAAGAATGTTATCAGTTTTTTGAAGATATCTGCACGGTGGGTGAGATTAGGGCAATGGCCCAGAGATTTGCCGTTGCTAAAAAATTGGATGGCGGGGAAATTTATAGCGATATTGTACAAGAAACCGGAGCAAGCACAGCAACTATTAGCCGGGTAAAGAGATGCCTAAATTACGGAGCAGATGGATACAAGCTTATTATTGAGAGACTAAAAAAGTAGGGTAAAGAAAAATTGGAAATTGAAGATTGAAGATTGGAAACTTTAAATTGAAAAACGAACAAACTTTTCCAATTTGGTAATTGAGTTAAGGGTCCAAGCAACAGATTTAGCGGGATGAAAAGAAAGTAAATTTATAATTTAATATTTGCATTTTTCATTTTACAATTAGTCGTCTGGTGACTGGCAGCTACGGGTTGGAGGCTAAAACATGCCTGATTTTGTTCACTTACATACACACTCAGAATATTCACTTTTAGATGGGGCGGCAAGAATTAAAGATTTGATTAACCGTGCCAAAGAACTTGGTATGCCCGCATTAGCGTTAACTGATCACGGCGTTATGTATGGCGCCATAGATTTTTACGAAGCCGCCAAAAAAGCAGGAATAAAACCTATTATAGGTTGTGAAGTCTATGTAGCCCCCCGTAGTAGATTTGATAAATCGTCTAGAAAAGAAGATCATCCCCACCACCTGGTTCTTTTAGCTGAAAACAATGAAGGATATAAAAATTTAATGCGTCTTGTTTCTCTTGGTTTCTTAGAAGGATTTTATTATAAGCCCCGGGTTGACAAAGAGCTTTTAAAAAAGTATCACCATGGCTTAATAGCATTAAGTGGTTGTATAGGTGGGGAAATTGCCAAATTAACATTGAAAAAAAACGCAGACAAAGCAAAAGAGGTAGCGCTCAATTTTAAGGAAATTTTTGGTGATAAAAACTTTTTTCTTGAAGTTCAAGACAACAATCTGGAAGAGCAAAAAGTGGTCAATGAGACCCTGATAGAAATTTCAAAGGAATTAGATATTCCCCTTGTTGCTACGAATGATATCCATTATGTAAAAAAATCGGACAGTATGGCCCAAGATGTTTTGCTTTGTATTCAAACCGGTTCTTTTTTTGAAGATGAGGACAGACTCAAATTTAGCGGCAATCAGTATTATCTTAAATCATCAAGTGAGATGAAAAAACTTTTCTCAGATATTCCGGGAGCCATTGAAAATACGGTAAAGATAGCTGAAAGATGCAACGTTTCAATTGATTTTAATCAAACATTGCTTCCTCATTATGAGGTGCCGGACGGATATACGTTGGAGTCCTATCTTGATAAATTAGCGAGAGATGGTGTTAAAAAAAGATATCCGGAAATTACATCAGATATTGAGGAGCGGCTAAATAATGAGTTAGATGTAATTAAAAAGATGGGATTTGCAGGTTATTTTCTCATTGTTTGGGACTTTGTTAAATTTGCTAAAGACCAGGGAATCAAAGTGGGCCCTGGTAGAGGAAGTGCTGCTGGAAGTATTGTTTCTTACGCATTAGGGATAACTAACATAGACCCATTAAAACATGGCCTTCTTTTCGAACGTTTTTTAAATCCAGAAAGAGTGAGTATGCCTGATATTGATATTGATTTTTGTATTGAGAGGCGTAGTGAGGTTATAGATTATGTTAGTCAGAAATATGGCAACGAAAATGTGGCTCAAATTATTACTTTTGGAACGATGGCGGCTCGTGCTGCAATAAGAGATGCGGGACGAGTTTTTGGTGTTCCTTATGGGAAGGTAGATAAGATGGCCAAGCTTATTCCGGAAACTCCTGGAATTACCATCGAGGAAGCTTTGAAATTATCTCCGGAACTGGCACAGGAATGCAAAAATGATGAACAAGTTGCAAAAATCATTGAAATAGCAAAAGCATTAGAAGGTTTGGCAAGACAAGACTCAATTCATGCTGCCGGGGTGGTGATTTCACGTGGTCCTTTGACTGATTACACACCAATTCAAAGAAAAGGAGACGCGGAAACTGTAACTCAATATCATATGGACGCCATCAGAAAGATTGGTCTACTTAAGATGGATTTCCTGGGTCTTCGCACACTGACTGTAATTGACAATGTTTTAAAAATTATTAAGCGTACCAAAGGTGTAAATATTGATATTGGCAACATCCCGCTTGATGATGAAAAAACATATAAAATACTCCGAAAAGCTGAAAGTGTTGGGGTGTTTCAGCTTGAGAGTTCGGGGATGAGAGGTCTCCTTAAAGATCTTAAACCCACAAATTTTGAGGATATAGTCGGTCTGTTGGCCTTGTATCGTCCGGGTCCGCTTGGCAGTGGAATGGTTAAGGATTTTGTGGATAGAAAACATAATCGGGCCAAAGTTGAGTATCCTCATCCATCTTTAGAAGGATTACTGAAGGAAACGCATGGAATTATTGTTTACCAAGAACAGGTAATGCGTATAGCGAACGTTATGGCAGGTTTTAGTATGGCGGAGGCCGATATTTTACGATCGGCAATGAGCAAGAAAAAACCTAAGGTTTTGGCTGAACAAAGGGAAAAATTTATAGGAGGAGCTATCTCAAAAGGGATTGACACAAAGGTAGCAGGCGACGTTTTTGATTTAGTGCTTCATTTTGCAGGTTATGGTTTCAACAAATCGCACAGTACTGCTTATGCCGTGGTTGCTTATCAAACTGCTTACCTAAAAGCAAATTACCCTGTTGAGTTTATGGCGGCTCTTCTTACGAGTGTTATGCACACAAAGGATAAAGTCCCTCGGTATATCAGTGAGTGTAGGCAGCTTGGAATAAAAGTCTTGCCTCCGGATGTAAACGAAAGCTTCTCAGGGTTTACGGTAGTTGGTGATTCTATAAGATTTGGTCTTGCTGCAGTAAGAAATGTTGGGGAAGGACCCATTAAAGCAATTGTTGAAGCTAGAAAAGAAGGTGGATTTTTTAAATCTTTTCGAGATTTTTGCGAGAAGGTTAACCTTGGTGTAATTAACAAGAAGTGTTTAGAGGGTTTAATTAAAGGTGGCGCTTTCGATTTTTGCAAAGTTTCCCGAAGAGGACTTATGGAAACAATGGAACAGGTAGTTGAGGCCGGGCATAGGAAACAAAGAGATAAAAAAAATGGTCAAATTACGCTTTTTGAAATGAATGACAAAGAAAAAGATGTATCTGTAGATATTTCGAAAGATATTGAAGAGTATCCCAAAGACGAGCTGCTCTCTTATGAAAAAGAAATGTTGGGCCTATATGTTAGCGACCATCCTCTCTTAAGGGTAAAAGATGTTCTTAAAAATCAGGTCGATTTTTCTCTGAACGATCTTAAAGAGAAGAAAGATGGAAGTATAGCTTGGATAGGAGGGTTAATTACCAGGATTAGCCGTGTTACAACGCGAAAAGGGGAAATGATGGTCTTTATGACTTT
This window of the Candidatus Oleimmundimicrobium sp. genome carries:
- a CDS encoding SoxR reducing system RseC family protein, translated to MVVEIKKDKAIIEIERSAACKSCGMCLGGNNNKMRIEVLNQPNAEVGDRVSLDIQRRSVLIAYSTVFLLPLFFLVSGFFLGEFLVNSFSIGLDPQNFGFFMGLIFLGISYLLIRKIDTKVASNSQFEPHISRVWKKN
- a CDS encoding TIGR04076 family protein, which produces MEKGKPVTITVKEIQGKGVCSYGLKPGDSWVVSSEEIPPKMCAWAFQAMFPFLTVLRFGGKFPWEEDKNKAIVCCPDPHNPVVFELEVK
- a CDS encoding branched-chain amino acid transaminase, yielding MAITEVEKIWMNGKLVKWADAKVHVLTHALHYGTGVFEGIRAYETDKGTAVFRLTDHIKRLFNSAKIYKMDIPYSMDEIVEAVKETIKANNIKSCYIRPIIYRGYGEMGLYPMNVPVDVSIAVWPWGAYLGDEGIKHGVKTCISSFQRISPNALPPAAKATGQYINSILAKLEAEDSGYDEAILLDHQGFVSEGPGENIFLVKDGIIYTPPTSASVLGGITRDSVMDIACDMDYPVIEENIVRSDLYVADEAFFTGTAAEVVPIREVDGRVIGDPGEVTRAIQNKFFSIINGEEEEYIDWLEFV
- a CDS encoding 3-isopropylmalate dehydrogenase → MGRNYKIGVIPGDGTGPEVVREGLKVLESVSKRCDFTCDLIKYDFGGERYLRTGEVLSDSAIEEFKKLDVIYLGAIGHPDVKPGILEKGILLKIRFELDQYINLRPIKLYPGVDTPLKDKGVEDIDFVVVRENTEGLYVGAGGFLKKGTPDEVAVQESINTRKGVERCIRYAFELCKKRNKRNKLTLCGKTNVLTYAFDLWERAFNEVAREYPGISTDYAHVDAACMWFVKNPRYFDVIVTDNLFGDIITDLGAMIQGGMGIAAGGNINPEGVSMFEPIGGSAPKYTGKNVINPLAAICAVQMMMDCLGEKEAANLIEKGVIKVTSEKLKSLSAGKMGYTTAEVGDMVANYVKE
- a CDS encoding amidohydrolase family protein, producing MILKAKWVLPVNKKPIEDGAIVVSGDRIEAVGKRKKLEKNYPDEKIKDFGQAVLMPGFIDAHTHFEYSAFRGLCDDLPFTRWKLQVTEKSECLTAEDWFFSAELGALEAIGSGITCIADITDTGASLQASKEAGLRGIIFNEVMGMDNSKVNQIISDAKKRVSSWQAETKGTNLEIGISPYSVYTVSPSLFKAVSHWAKEDGLTVCFHLAGSSDEYEFVKYGASPLATSFLKQMGWNDLLWQPMGVSPVKYVEQWDAFESGKVIVVHCIQVSDADIDILKKYDVSIVHCPKCSAKLGMGIAPLDKLFHQNFKVGIGMDSPASNNTIDMFDEMRMGLLLQRGLNKKVEGLSAEKFVKMATLGGAQALRIDSQVGSLEKGKKADLIAVDISHAHQSPVRDPYSTLVYTANQEDVVFTMVGGKVLYEGGEHLTLDKEKILAMIEPVRMKLKG
- the leuD gene encoding 3-isopropylmalate dehydratase small subunit; translated protein: MKFQGKAHKYGRDVDTDVIIPARYLNTSDPKELGKHALEDLDAEFVNKVSPGDILVAEENFGCGSSREHAPIAIKVAGISCVIAKSFARIFYRNSINMGLPILECPEAVDGINAGDEIKVNINSGEITNLSTGKVFKAMPFPDFIQAIIEKGGLINYLKSKVKTRVC
- a CDS encoding YerC/YecD family TrpR-related protein, encoding MSIDKRLKNKFVDDLFDAISLLKNRKECYQFFEDICTVGEIRAMAQRFAVAKKLDGGEIYSDIVQETGASTATISRVKRCLNYGADGYKLIIERLKK
- a CDS encoding tetratricopeptide repeat protein, with the translated sequence MIDKTKVSLINKLIALGIAVLFIASFLGGFAYLVNSPQQTQNSVDPQELNFQNEAAQIGAYLEENPKDVQAWAELGNTYYDRGAQTEDLNMFAAAIDAYRRALELDPNQNDARTDMALAYLFMGSTEKAIAELKKVLENDPNHVNAILDLGYANKVAGNLSEAVKFWEKFLEIAPQDHPKRADVEKGLEEIKKEISKTEKDTTELESGR
- a CDS encoding fumarylacetoacetate hydrolase family protein translates to MKIIRFSFGSKVQYGTLNGELVRGIHGDPFENFNITGDEFLLGEVDLLPPVQPSKIIAVGLNYKNHARELKMDIPDEPIIFIKPSTSLIGPNEKIIYPVMSKQVDYEAELGIVIKDKIRNVSKEEAAKHILGFTCANDVTARDLQKKDVQWTRAKSFDTFCPIGPCVETEIDPKNLSIELLLNGEVKQSSNTSNMIFDIYFLVSFISKIMTLFPGDVIITGTPPGVGSMQVGNVVEVKIEGIGTLKNTVASKV
- the cimA gene encoding citramalate synthase; translated protein: MAKQEVKLYDTTLRDGAQREGLSLSVEDKLKITTKLDELGIHYIEGGWPGSNPKDVEYFKQVKKLKLNNSKVVAFGSTRRKGVSIKDDKNIQHLIKAGTEVVCLVGKSWDVHVTYVLITTLEDNLQMIADSIKYLKKRGIQVFFDAEHFFDGYRGNPDYALKTIKTAEEAGADCIILCDSNGGSIPTQIKEIFKEVKKYIDTPLGIHAHNDSGCAVANSLAAVEAGAVQVQGTVNGYGERCGNADLVSIIPNLVVKMGVSCIPKDKLQMLSEVSYYVSEVANIVADPHQPYVGESAFAHKGGIHISATMKQKGAYEHVDPSLVGNLQRVLISDQSGAAAIVHKAKEVGIDLSDRPEQVMTILRKLKKLEHQGYHFETADGSFEIFLRKNTGSYRPLFRLESYKIIVTRLDKGHPKTEAVVKIWVEDKRIVELAEGNGPVNALDKALRKAIARIYPALEKISLTDYKVRIINAKKGTAAVVRVLIESTDGENTWGTVGVHENIIEASWEALADSIEHGFKYKKSKSKN